In Toxoplasma gondii ME49 chromosome X, whole genome shotgun sequence, a single genomic region encodes these proteins:
- a CDS encoding golgi SNARE, putative (encoded by transcript TGME49_223620~Predicted trans-membrane domain (TMHMM2.0):224-244), translated as MDPAPSEASLSTLYPLCMACRKQIDSVLASLESSSAASAPLSSSVPSAVSRSSSSSLPVAVQQRLVALTQQLLRDVARMECIFEGEKASLPPQQVALWKRRISVLLEDSCAVQSAVNMQLGAVHRRQMEETRQREALLDSRRGRSVVQNRASELSFAREREKLAESHSMLDAILSQGRSALDKVVQQNSVLKSAKRKILDMNTSSGLAASLLGAISRREATDRRLVWGGMFLTLLFFFFLYRLVHRSREVDDADGSWDALNSEQ; from the coding sequence ATGGACCCCGCACCTTCcgaggcgtctctgtcgacgcTGTATCCCCTTTGCATGGCCTGTCGGAAGCAAATCGACTCGGTTCTGGCGTCCCTCGAGTCTTCCTCGGCGGCTTCTGCCCCCCTGAGCTCTTCTGTTCCGTCAGCCGTCTCAcgctcctcctcttcgtcgctgccgGTCGCTGTGCAGCAGCGGCTGGTGGCTCTGACTCAGCAGCTGCTTCGCGACGTCGCGCGGATGGAATGCATTTTCGAGGGGGAGaaggcgtctctgcctccgcagCAAGTCGCTCTGTGGAAGCGGCGCATCTCTGTGCTTCTGGAAGACAGCTGCGCGGTCCAGAGCGCCGTGAACATGCAGCTCGGAGCCGTCCACCGCCGCCagatggaggagacgcgacagcGGGAGGCGCTGCTCGACTCGCGTCGCGGCCGGAGTGTGGTGCAGAACCGGGCGTCGGAGCTGAGCTTTGCgcgggagcgagagaagctcgCGGAGAGTCACTCGATGCTCGACGCGATTCTCTCGCAGGGGCGGAGTGCGCTCGATAAGGTCGTCCAGCAAAACAGTGTGTTGAAGAGCGCGAAGCGCAAGATCCTCGACATGAATACCTCGAGCGGACTCGCGGCCAGCCTCCTGGGTGCCATCTCTCGCAGGGAAGCCACAGACAGGCGACTCGTTTGGGGAGGCATGTTCCTcacgcttctcttcttcttcttcctctaccGCCTCGTCCATAGAAGCAGAGAGGtggacgacgcagacggcAGCTGGGACGCACTTAACTCGGAGcagtga